The following proteins are encoded in a genomic region of Nitrospiraceae bacterium:
- a CDS encoding deoxyribodipyrimidine photo-lyase, with translation MTTDTSPVVVWFRQDLRIRDNPALLAAHQTGHPIVPLFILDEENCGEWKLGGASRWWLHASLKALNEALGGKLCFKAGSAQNILLDVIKGTGAEAIYWNRCYEPWRISSDAHIQETLQTKGIEVHTFNGALLFEPQTALKSDGTPYKVFTPFYQKGCLGKGNEPRRPSKALKDLRLSTHRGVALIDLKLLPAIPWHKKFMNHWKPGENGAQARLKAFLKNGLKHYKEGRNYPSENNVSRLSPHLHFGEISPNEVWYSAKQRMGTEGWRKDGETFLSELGWREFSHNLLFHFSDLPRKNLQKKFNKFPWRRDPKSLKRWQQGQTGYPIVDAGMRELWETGYMHNRVRMIVGSFLVKNLMLHWHLGEDWFWDTLVDADLANNSASWQWIAGCGADAAPYFRIFNPVTQGKKFDQNGKYVRRFIPELTKMPDQYLHNPWEAPEKVLLKAGVQLGEDYPLPIVALSDSRERALKAFSDLAS, from the coding sequence ATGACAACAGACACCTCCCCAGTCGTCGTCTGGTTTCGGCAGGATTTACGCATCAGGGACAATCCGGCACTGTTGGCCGCCCATCAAACGGGGCATCCTATCGTCCCGTTATTTATACTGGATGAGGAAAATTGCGGAGAGTGGAAGTTAGGCGGGGCCAGCCGGTGGTGGTTGCATGCAAGTCTCAAGGCACTGAACGAAGCTTTGGGTGGCAAACTTTGCTTCAAGGCAGGATCGGCACAAAACATACTGTTGGACGTCATCAAAGGGACAGGCGCAGAAGCGATTTATTGGAACCGGTGTTACGAGCCCTGGCGAATCTCTAGCGATGCCCACATTCAAGAGACATTGCAGACCAAAGGAATAGAGGTGCACACCTTTAACGGGGCCCTCCTTTTTGAACCCCAAACGGCGCTCAAAAGCGACGGCACTCCATATAAGGTGTTCACGCCCTTTTATCAAAAGGGATGTCTCGGAAAGGGCAATGAACCCCGCCGCCCCTCAAAGGCCCTAAAAGATTTAAGGCTATCCACACACAGAGGTGTAGCACTGATAGATTTAAAACTGCTGCCGGCCATTCCCTGGCACAAAAAATTTATGAACCATTGGAAGCCCGGGGAAAACGGGGCGCAGGCCCGACTGAAGGCATTTCTCAAAAACGGCCTTAAACACTACAAAGAAGGCCGGAACTATCCTTCTGAAAATAATGTCTCCCGACTATCGCCGCATCTGCATTTCGGAGAAATCTCACCAAATGAGGTATGGTATTCCGCCAAACAACGCATGGGCACGGAAGGGTGGCGGAAAGACGGGGAAACCTTTCTGAGTGAGCTGGGATGGAGAGAGTTTTCCCACAATCTGCTCTTCCATTTCTCCGACCTACCCCGAAAAAATCTGCAAAAGAAATTTAATAAATTTCCTTGGCGTAGGGACCCGAAATCTCTGAAAAGATGGCAACAAGGCCAAACCGGTTACCCCATCGTGGATGCCGGCATGCGGGAGCTGTGGGAAACGGGTTACATGCATAACCGCGTGCGCATGATTGTCGGATCGTTTCTGGTTAAAAACCTTATGTTGCACTGGCATCTGGGGGAGGATTGGTTCTGGGATACATTGGTTGATGCCGATCTTGCCAACAACAGTGCCAGCTGGCAATGGATCGCAGGCTGTGGAGCCGATGCCGCACCGTATTTCAGAATTTTCAACCCCGTCACGCAGGGGAAAAAGTTTGATCAAAATGGCAAATATGTTCGACGGTTTATTCCCGAATTAACAAAAATGCCGGACCAATACCTCCATAATCCATGGGAAGCGCCAGAAAAAGTGTTGTTAAAGGCAGGTGTGCAACTTGGAGAAGATTATCCTCTACCGATCGTCGCACTCAGCGATTCCAGGGAGCGAGCGTTGAAAGCATTTTCTGATTTGGCATCGTAA